TTTCGTTAATTTGCTTTCTCTAAAGCTTGCTGAAGAACTTCTACCCCAGCACCCGGAAGATGAGCATTTTCACTAATATATCGTTTCCAAGCTTTTGTTCCCGGTTGTCCTGCAAATATCTCTAATAAATGGCGAGTAATACTATTTAATTTTACCCCTTTTTGTAACCAATATTCAATATAAGGATACATCGATTCTATGATTTCTCGGCGAGTCAGAGGGGGTGTTTTTTCTCCATAGATTTCTTGATCCACAGTAGCAAATAAATAGGGGTGATCATAAGCAGCCCGTCCTATCATAACTGCATCCACAAATTGCAATTGTTCTTTAACTTCTATTAAGGTTTTAAACCCCCCATTAATTTCAATCAATAAATGGGGGAATTCTTGTTTTAATTGATGTACTTCTTGATAGCGTAATGGGGGAATAGTGCGATTTTCTTTTGGACTTAAACCTTGTAACCACGCTTTACGAGCATGAACCGTAAACTGTTGACATCCGGCTTCAGAAACAATTCTAACAAAATCCGCCATATCTTCATAACTATCCCGGTCATCAATGCCAATTCGATGTTTAACGGTAACGGGTATTTGAACAACTTTTTGCATGGCTTCTATGGCTTGTGCAACTAATTCGGGTTGCGCCATTAAACAAGCCCCAAAATTGCCATTCTGAACCCGATCACTCGGACACCCAACGTTTAAATTAACCTGATCATATCCCCAATCTTCTGCTATTTTAGCGCAAGTCGCAAGATGATTCGGGTTATCTCCTCCTAACTGTAAAACTAAGGGTTTTTCTTCGGGAGAAAAGCTCAATAATTTTTCATGATCGCCATGCAAAATCGCTGCGGTTGTCACCATTTCAGTATAAAGTAACGTTCGCTTGGTGATTTGTCGCATAAAATAACGATAATGGCGATCGGTGCGATCCATCATGGGGGCAATACTGAGGGGATAGCTTTGATTTAAGGTTGAAATTGATCTCAGATTGTTCATGAAATTTAGGATTTTGTTGCTTTTAATTCTAAGGTTATTTTGATCTTTCCACTAACTGAAGTTGGAGGTTGCCAAGTTAACAGCGATCGCCGAATCTGATCAATAATGATCGCTTCTTTTTGATTATCATCTAAATCAAAATTAGAGTCAAGGTCATCAAAAATTGCCCGTTGGACATTACCTTGATCAACAATCATTTCAAAACTGATTTTTCCATTAATAGGAATTGGTAAATTTAACCCCTGTAAATAACGATTTAAGTGTTCTAAAAGGGTGCGATCGCTGATTCCTGTTACTTGAATGACTGCAATGGTAGAAGCGGTATTTCGAGCAGCATTTAGCCTTGTATCGAGTCTATCTGCACCTTGAAATGGAGAGGGTGCAGGCGCAAGTTCTGGGCTTCGTTGACTACTATAATTATTGTAACCCGATGCTGAACGCACTCGTCCAATAGCCATCGAAGTTGGAGATTGAACTTGAGGAGTTTCGGGAGTCCCAAAAATGCCCTCATAACTGACACCTTCGGGTAATTCTATCGGGACTTCAACGGTATGACGGGTTCCATTTGGATCAACTCGAACTTCTTCACTTACGGCTACAAATGCGGTATAATTTGATAGTAATTGATAGGATAAAGCGGTGCGTGTTACTGCGTCAACTCCTGATTTTGTTTCCCCAGAAAACATTTGATTCATCAGTTCTTTAATTTTAGCTCGTCCCCACAATTTAGCAATGGCAATATTACCAGATTCGTTCGTATTAACGGCTGGAAAATTAACAGGTAGGGTTTGTTCATAGCGATCGCCGTTGGCTGTTGTTCCTGTAATTCTTAATAACCCATTGCGTCGATCTAATTTACGTCCAAATAAGACTAAAGGTTGATTATCAAATAAATCTGATAAGGTGATGGGGTAAATTTCCGGTTTTAATCCTTCCCCTTGCCAACTGATTTCAATATCGGTTAAAATGGGATTATTAATCTGTTTAAAAAAGGTTTCGACGACGGTTTCGGTGGGTTCATCTTGACGAACAATCTGTACTGTTCCTCGTCCCATTTCTCCTAAACGATTTAATAAAAATCGATTAACTGAACTTCCCACCCCAAAACAATAAAACCGATTTCCGGGTTTAAGTTTATTTTGTACTTCTGCTATAACTTCCTGATCATTCCCAATATAACCATCAGTCAGTAAAACAATACTGCGTAACCGACCCGTTGGAGGAGAAGGGAAACGCATCACCGATTGAAT
This DNA window, taken from Planktothrix sp. FACHB-1365, encodes the following:
- the dusA gene encoding tRNA dihydrouridine(20/20a) synthase DusA produces the protein MNNLRSISTLNQSYPLSIAPMMDRTDRHYRYFMRQITKRTLLYTEMVTTAAILHGDHEKLLSFSPEEKPLVLQLGGDNPNHLATCAKIAEDWGYDQVNLNVGCPSDRVQNGNFGACLMAQPELVAQAIEAMQKVVQIPVTVKHRIGIDDRDSYEDMADFVRIVSEAGCQQFTVHARKAWLQGLSPKENRTIPPLRYQEVHQLKQEFPHLLIEINGGFKTLIEVKEQLQFVDAVMIGRAAYDHPYLFATVDQEIYGEKTPPLTRREIIESMYPYIEYWLQKGVKLNSITRHLLEIFAGQPGTKAWKRYISENAHLPGAGVEVLQQALEKAN
- a CDS encoding VIT domain-containing protein, which encodes MNSLLTLARLSWGILIFSGFNFIGNTSPTLASPVQQLEQQSSTLKLAQLPQQLSEKPVGGLYVQSSTQTQVFPLKKTQVNAKISGNLSEVEVSQTFENPFKEPLEAIYVFPLPDQAAVDQMVIKIGDRTIKSRIETKEGAREIYQRAKDQGRTAALLEQERDNIFTQSVANIQPGEQISVTIRYIDQLKFEGGDYEFVFPMVVGPRYIPGQLIDKNQPNTNQVPDADRITPPIIDPNTKSEHKIQVDLEIDAGIPIENVRSTSHKIITQQQGNRVFVRLDDSDQIPNKDLILRYQISGENTRATVLTEADQQGGHFATYLLPAIRYNPNQIIPKDVIFLMDTSGSQEGEPLTKSKELMKRFIQGLNAEDTFTIIDFANTTNTLSETPLENTPANREKALNYINQLEANGGTELLNGIQSVMRFPSPPTGRLRSIVLLTDGYIGNDQEVIAEVQNKLKPGNRFYCFGVGSSVNRFLLNRLGEMGRGTVQIVRQDEPTETVVETFFKQINNPILTDIEISWQGEGLKPEIYPITLSDLFDNQPLVLFGRKLDRRNGLLRITGTTANGDRYEQTLPVNFPAVNTNESGNIAIAKLWGRAKIKELMNQMFSGETKSGVDAVTRTALSYQLLSNYTAFVAVSEEVRVDPNGTRHTVEVPIELPEGVSYEGIFGTPETPQVQSPTSMAIGRVRSASGYNNYSSQRSPELAPAPSPFQGADRLDTRLNAARNTASTIAVIQVTGISDRTLLEHLNRYLQGLNLPIPINGKISFEMIVDQGNVQRAIFDDLDSNFDLDDNQKEAIIIDQIRRSLLTWQPPTSVSGKIKITLELKATKS